The Nitrososphaerales archaeon sequence GGTGTATATATTGTGAAGGGACGAAATTATCGCGAACATAAAGGCATGCCTTATGTAAGGCGTGAGTTTATCGCAGGGAACCCTCAGTCTAAAATAGCGAAGTTTACAGGAGGTTCTACCGGAGATTACGATTTTAAGGTTGAACTTATTTGCAATGCGAAGGTTCAGGTAAGGCATAATGCATTGGAGGCTGCCAGGTTGGCTGCTAACAAGGTAATGTCTGAGGTAGGTGAAACGGCATTCTACAGTTTGCTTAGGGTGTATCCACATGTTATATTACGTGAGAACAAGATGATTGCCACCGCAGGTGCAGACAGGTTACAGGAGGGAATGCGTAGGGCGTTTGGGAAGGCCATTGGGCTTGCAGCTAGGGTAAGGCCAGGGCAGGTCATACTTGAATTACGAGTTAAAGCTTCTGACCTTGAAAAAGCAAAAGATGCCATGCGTACAGCTTCGAGCAAGTTACCCATGACAACCGACATAAAGATAACGC is a genomic window containing:
- a CDS encoding 50S ribosomal protein L16, with the translated sequence MKGRNYREHKGMPYVRREFIAGNPQSKIAKFTGGSTGDYDFKVELICNAKVQVRHNALEAARLAANKVMSEVGETAFYSLLRVYPHVILRENKMIATAGADRLQEGMRRAFGKAIGLAARVRPGQVILELRVKASDLEKAKDAMRTASSKLPMTTDIKITPLKEVEKLVT